One stretch of Rosistilla oblonga DNA includes these proteins:
- a CDS encoding HlyD family efflux transporter periplasmic adaptor subunit, producing the protein MYATGSPTNPIPLRMRDDLRVVEHVYRGEATFVIGDMLALQYFRLNPQEYALLAALNGQNSASDIKEQFEAKFAPHRISYQELQAYLIDFHKKGLLAGAVSDSGRHLHRLGRTRKIKQRFSESKNVLAFRWRGINPDRAFQTATALFGWFFSKPMVLLNAALMLFAVAWLGAHADEFAARLPSMQAFFSGKNWLMLGLVLAGMKVLHEFGHGIVLTKYGGRCHELGVMLLVFMPTLYVNTSDSWRISDKWKRAAIAAAGVYVELFLAALATFGWWHSRPGGFQYVCLNVMFLGSVSAFLFNGNPLLKFDGYYLLCDLIEIPNLQKRSQTLVRNLFLRHAMGVREGDEDLLPTRTKIWLAGYLVASTLYRLFLIYVIAFLIVRLFQPAGLQEFAKMFSFLLIGLMFVVPIFALARYFWVPGRVHKVHPTRAIITTVLFAAAAGFVVAVPLPDHIVCDFVVQPRDSQTVYVQHNAVLHEIHVAPKQQVQRGDKIATMRNLDIELEIAELSGRLIELDSEQRMLRLARYQSPSGADELSNIRQQRLTIEQRLAQLRQIQQQMVLRAPQSGTVLPMWLDQMPHADPDTLDRWDGWTLHSENVGTSYSRGQPICKIGDLGTPDARLTIDQSDIEFVERGQTVQLLLDSQSGRALTSRIESISESDTDKIRANVTRQFGGAVETKQEQAAWNGEIEDPQNVRVAGAVYQAIARLPETDQPLEDGLRGTARIAIGKRTLAGRLQRFVQKTFRIDL; encoded by the coding sequence ATGTACGCCACCGGCAGCCCCACCAATCCGATTCCACTGCGCATGCGAGACGATCTCCGCGTGGTCGAGCACGTCTACCGTGGGGAAGCGACGTTTGTGATCGGCGACATGTTGGCGCTCCAGTACTTCCGACTCAACCCACAGGAATACGCCCTACTGGCCGCGTTAAATGGACAGAACAGCGCCAGTGATATCAAGGAACAATTCGAAGCGAAGTTCGCGCCCCACCGGATCAGCTATCAAGAACTGCAAGCCTACCTGATCGACTTTCACAAAAAGGGCCTACTAGCCGGCGCGGTCTCCGATTCCGGAAGGCACCTGCACCGGCTGGGACGAACCCGCAAGATCAAGCAACGGTTCAGCGAATCGAAAAACGTCTTGGCCTTCCGTTGGCGAGGGATCAATCCCGACCGAGCGTTTCAAACCGCAACGGCCCTCTTCGGCTGGTTCTTCAGCAAACCGATGGTGCTCCTCAACGCCGCGCTGATGCTTTTTGCAGTCGCCTGGCTCGGGGCGCACGCCGATGAATTTGCCGCTCGCCTGCCCAGCATGCAGGCCTTCTTCTCGGGCAAGAACTGGCTGATGTTAGGCCTTGTGCTGGCCGGAATGAAAGTGCTGCACGAATTTGGCCATGGGATCGTGCTGACGAAATACGGCGGCCGCTGCCACGAACTGGGCGTGATGCTGTTGGTTTTCATGCCCACGCTCTACGTCAACACCTCCGATTCTTGGCGGATCAGCGACAAGTGGAAGCGAGCCGCGATCGCGGCAGCGGGCGTCTATGTCGAACTCTTTCTGGCGGCGCTGGCGACGTTTGGTTGGTGGCACAGCCGCCCTGGTGGATTTCAATACGTCTGTCTGAACGTGATGTTCCTAGGATCGGTCAGCGCGTTTTTGTTTAACGGCAATCCGCTGCTGAAGTTCGATGGCTATTACCTGTTGTGCGATCTGATCGAGATCCCCAACTTGCAGAAGCGTTCGCAAACACTTGTTCGCAATCTGTTCCTACGGCATGCGATGGGCGTTCGCGAGGGAGACGAAGATCTGCTGCCGACGCGAACCAAAATCTGGTTGGCCGGATATCTCGTCGCGTCGACGCTCTACCGTCTGTTCCTGATCTACGTGATCGCATTTCTGATCGTCCGTTTGTTCCAGCCTGCGGGCTTGCAGGAGTTCGCCAAAATGTTCAGCTTCCTTCTGATCGGCCTGATGTTCGTGGTCCCCATCTTCGCCCTGGCCCGATACTTTTGGGTTCCCGGTCGCGTTCACAAGGTGCACCCCACGCGTGCCATCATCACCACCGTTCTGTTTGCCGCGGCGGCTGGGTTTGTTGTCGCAGTCCCGTTGCCCGACCATATCGTCTGCGATTTTGTCGTCCAACCGCGCGATTCACAAACCGTCTATGTTCAGCACAACGCGGTGCTGCACGAGATCCACGTCGCGCCGAAACAACAGGTCCAACGAGGAGACAAGATCGCGACGATGCGGAACCTGGACATCGAATTGGAGATCGCGGAACTCTCCGGTCGACTGATCGAATTGGACAGCGAGCAACGGATGCTGCGGTTGGCTCGCTATCAGTCGCCCAGCGGCGCCGACGAATTGAGCAACATCCGCCAACAACGACTGACGATCGAACAACGGCTTGCCCAACTGCGGCAGATCCAACAGCAAATGGTTTTACGCGCCCCACAATCGGGAACGGTGCTCCCGATGTGGTTGGACCAAATGCCGCACGCCGATCCCGATACGCTCGACCGATGGGACGGTTGGACACTGCATTCCGAAAACGTGGGGACCTCGTATTCACGGGGCCAGCCGATTTGCAAGATCGGCGACCTGGGGACTCCCGACGCGCGGTTGACGATCGACCAAAGCGACATCGAATTTGTAGAGCGTGGCCAAACGGTTCAACTGCTGCTGGATTCCCAGTCGGGTCGCGCGCTGACCAGCCGCATCGAATCGATCTCCGAATCGGATACCGACAAGATTCGCGCCAACGTCACCCGGCAGTTCGGCGGCGCGGTGGAGACCAAGCAGGAGCAAGCGGCTTGGAACGGGGAGATCGAAGATCCGCAAAACGTCCGCGTCGCGGGAGCCGTCTATCAAGCGATCGCCCGGCTTCCGGAGACCGACCAGCCGCTGGAGGATGGGCTGCGTGGGACCGCTCGCATTGCTATCGGCAAGCGAACCCTGGCCGGCCGGCTGCAGCGGTTCGTCCAAAAAACATTCCGGATCGATCTCTAA